The proteins below are encoded in one region of Lactuca sativa cultivar Salinas chromosome 3, Lsat_Salinas_v11, whole genome shotgun sequence:
- the LOC111915584 gene encoding probable 1-deoxy-D-xylulose-5-phosphate synthase 2, chloroplastic, with amino-acid sequence MAVTGSFMKLQLSSSPCLKAPRLCKSSRKQLRVKASATSSDAEDAKMTITKDKNRWKIDFSGEKPTTPLLDTINFPAHMKNLSTQDLEQLAAELRVDIVYSVAKTGGHLSSSLGVVELAVALHHVFNTPDDRIIWDVGHQAYPHKILTGRRSKMNTIRKTSGLAGFPKRDESVYDAFGAGHSSTSISAGLGMAVGRDLLGKNNNVISVIGDGAMTAGQAYEAMNNAGFLDSNLIVVLNDNKQVSLPTATLDGPATPVGALSSTLAKLQASPKFRKLREAAKSITKHIGPQAHEVAAKVDEYARGMISANGSTLFEELGLYYIGPVDGHNVEDLVTIFEKVKSMPAPGPVLIHIVTEKGKGYPPAEAAADRMHGVVKFDVETGKQFKTKSPTLSYTQYFAEALIKEAEVDNKVVAIHAAMGGGTGLNYFQKKFPDRCFDVGIAEQHAVTFAAGLATEGLKPFCAIYSSFLQRGYDQVVHDVDLQKLPVRFAMDRAGLVGADGPTHCGAFDIAYMACLPNMVVMAPSDEAELINMVATAAAIDDRPSCFRFPRGNGIGVPLPPNNKGVPIEIGKGRILLEGTRVAILGYGSIIQECLGAASLLQDHKVSVTVADARFCKPLDAELIKRLANEHEILLTVEEGSIGGFGSHVAHFLSLNGILDGKLKLRAMTLPDRYIDHGAPQDQLEEAGLSSKHICSTVLSLVGKPKEAFQYKTIM; translated from the exons ATGGCTGTTACAGGGTCTTTCATGAAACTACAACTCTCTTCATCCCCATGTCTAAAAGCTCCAAGGCTCTGCAAATCCTCAAGAAAACAG CTCCGGGTGAAAGCTTCAGCTACCAGCTCAGATGCTGAAGATGCGAAGATGACGATCACTAAAGACAAAAACCGGTGGAAGATCGATTTCTCCGGCGAAAAACCGACGACACCATTGCTGGACACCATCAATTTTCCGGCGCACATGAAAAACCTCTCAACACAG GATCTCGAACAGCTAGCGGCGGAGTTGAGAGTGGATATCGTATATTCAGTGGCAAAAACCGGTGGCCATTTAAGTTCAAGTTTAGGAGTAGTTGAATTGGCTGTAGCTTTACACCACGTTTTTAACACCCCAGATGACAGAATCATATGGGATGTAGGCCATCAG GCATACCCACATAAGATTCTTACAGGAAGAAGGTCGAAGATGAACACCATAAGAAAAACCTCTGGACTTGCAGGTTTTCCTAAAAGAGACGAGAGTGTTTATGATGCTTTTGGCGCCGGACATAGCTCCACCAGCATCTCCGCCGGGCTAG GTATGGCTGTTGGAAGAGATCTATTGGGGAAGAACAACAATGTGATCTCTGTAATTGGCGATGGCGCCATGACAGCTGGACAAGCATACGAAGCCATGAACAACGCAGGATTTCTCGATTCGAATCTGATCGTCGTGCTAAACGACAACAAACAAGTCTCTTTACCCACAGCTACATTAGACGGACCTGCAACACCTGTCGGAGCTCTTAGCAGCACTTTAGCTAAACTCCAAGCAAGTCCCAAATTCCGTAAGCTTCGTGAAGCTGCAAAG AGTATCACGAAGCATATCGGACCTCAAGCCCATGAAGTTGCAGCGAAGGTGGATGAGTATGCGAGGGGTATGATTAGCGCTAATGGGTCGACATTGTTTGAGGAGCTCGGATTATACTATATTGGCCCAGTTGATGGACACAATGTTGAAGATCTAGTCACCATTTTTGAAAAAGTCAAGTCAATGCCTGCACCTGGGCCTGTTCTTATTCATATCGTCACCGAGAAAGGCAAGGGTTACCCTCCCGCAGAAGCCGCCGCCGACAGAATGCACG GAGTGGTGAAGTTTGATGTGGAAACGGGAAAGCAATTTAAGACGAAATCCCCGACGCTTTCATATACGCAATATTTTGCGGAAGCGTTGATAAAAGAAGCTGAGGTGGACAATAAAGTGGTTGCGATACATGCAGCCATGGGAGGTGGGACCGGGCtcaattattttcaaaaaaagtTTCCGGATAGGTGTTTTGATGTGGGTATCGCGGAACAACATGCGGTTACTTTTGCAGCAGGGTTAGCAACCGAAGGTCTTAAGCCGTTTTGTGCTATCTATTCTTCGTTTTTACAACGCGGATATGATCAA GTGGTTCATGATGTTGATCTTCAAAAGTTACCGGTACGGTTTGCGATGGATAGAGCTGGATTAGTGGGGGCAGATGGGCCCACACATTGTGGAGCTTTTGATATTGCTTACATGGCATGTCTACCAAACATGGTGGTGATGGCTCCATCAGATGAAGCCGAGCTCATAAACATGGTTGCCACGGCTGCAGCCATTGATGACAGGCCAAGTTGCTTTAGATTCCCGAGAGGAAATGGCATTGGTGTACCTCTTCCTCCTAACAACAAAGGAGTTCCCATTGAG ATTGGTAAGGGGAGAATACTATTGGAAGGAACTAGAGTTGCGATTTTGGGATATGGTTCGATAATCCAAGAATGTTTGGGTGCTGCTAGCTTGCTTCAAGATCATAAAGTGTCTGTAACAGTAGCAGATGCACGGTTTTGCAAACCATTGGATGCAGAGTTGATCAAAAGATTGGCCAATGAACATGAAATCTTGCTTACAGTAGAAGAAGGCTCAATTGGTGGATTTGGATCACATGTTGCCCATTTTCTGAGTTTGAATGGCATTTTAGATGGAAAACTCAAG CTAAGAGCCATGACTCTTCCTGATAGATACATTGATCATGGAGCACCACAAGATCAACTTGAAGAAGCTGGTCTTTCTTCAAAACACATATGTTCAACGGTTTTATCACTCGTGGGAAAGCCTAAAGAAGCATTTCAGTACAAGACAATCATGTAG
- the LOC111915585 gene encoding UDP-glycosyltransferase 91A1, whose translation MAENGDRKLHIAMLPWLAFGHIIPFLELAKLMATKGHKISFISTPRNIHRLPQIPSTLTPLINFIKIDIPKVENLPENAESTKDLPFDKVKYLKIACDGLKKPITDFLQTSSPDWIICDFVTYWLGPLAAEHGVLTAYFSVFPAVMLGFAGSPEVLMYGDDDQSVEQQLMSQPRWVTFETEVQPSPFQITRSFQNLTGDDENIKDGYRLGATVIGCDAVIVRSSSDFEPEWLNLLKKLYRKPILPAGLLPAAVADDHACWGETREWLDKHEKGSVVYIAFGTETKPNQYELTQLALGLELCGLPFYWVLIDRRGSSDDEVIELPRGFEERTRGRGVVCREWAPQFKILSHESVGGLLIHSGMSSVVEGLQLGKPLVLLPFVIDQGVIASYLVEKKMAYMVPRDELDGSFTPESLADSLSLVMVKEEGKMYRDKAKEMMSMFGGRDIQDKCLDEVLQFFQKSLK comes from the coding sequence ATGGCGGAAAATGGCGATCGTAAGCTTCACATAGCAATGCTCCCATGGCTGGCCTTTGGCCACATTATTCCATTTCTTGAGCTAGCAAAACTTATGGCCACCAAAGGCCATAAGATTTCATTCATTTCAACTCCTCGAAACATCCACCGCCTTCCTCAAATCCCATCAACCTTAACTCctctcatcaacttcatcaaaatCGATATACCAAAAGTTGAAAATCTCCCAGAAAACGCCGAATCCACAAAAGATTTACCTTTCGATAAGGTTAAGTACCTCAAAATTGCATGCGATGGCCTCAAAAAACCCATCACAGATTTCCTCCAAACCTCATCCCCAGATTGGATCATCTGTGACTTTGTTACGTATTGGTTGGGGCCACTAGCGGCGGAACACGGCGTCCTCACTGCTTATTTTAGTGTTTTTCCGGCGGTAATGCTTGGTTTCGCGGGTTCCCCGGAGGTGTTGATGTACGGCGATGATGACCAGTCGGTGGAGCAACAGTTAATGAGCCAACCAAGGTGGGTTACATTCGAAACCGAAGTTCAGCCGTCTCCTTTTCAGATCACCAGATCATTTCAAAACTTGACTGGCGACGATGAAAACATCAAGGATGGTTATCGTCTCGGAGCCACCGTCATCGGCTGCGACGCCGTGATTGTGAGAAGTAGTTCTGATTTTGAGCCGGAGTGGCTGAATCTCCTGAAGAAACTTTACCGAAAACCTATCCTTCCGGCCGGGCTGTTACCGGCAGCGGTGGCAGACGACCATGCATGCTGGGGGGAAACGAGAGAGTGGCTAGACAAGCATGAGAAAGGCTCGGTTGTTTACATTGCTTTTGGAACTGAAACGAAACCGAATCAATACGAGTTAACTCAGTTGGCTTTAGGGTTAGAATTGTGTGGACTACCCTTTTACTGGGTGTTAATCGATCGGCGTGGGTCATCAGATGACGAGGTAATCGAGTTGCCACGTGGGTTTGAGGAGCGGACACGTGGACGTGGGGTGGTGTGTAGAGAGTGGGCACCACAATTTAAAATACTGAGTCATGAATCGGTGGGTGGGTTGCTGATTCACTCAGGCATGAGTTCGGTGGTGGAAGGGCTTCAACTCGGTAAGCCACTCGTATTGTTGCCTTTCGTAATAGACCAAGGTGTGATTGCAAGTTATTTGGTGGAGAAAAAGATGGCGTATATGGTTCCTAGGGATGAGTTGGATGGGTCGTTTACGCCAGAATCGTTGGCTGACTCACTGAGTCTTGTGATGGTGAAAGAAGAAGGGAAGATGTATAGAGACAAAGCCAAAGAGATGATGTCGATGTTTGGTGGCAGAGATATTCAAGACAAGTGTTTGGATGAGGTGCTGCAGTTTTTTCAAAAGTCTTTGAAATGA